The Cellulomonas sp. P24 genome contains a region encoding:
- a CDS encoding YwiC-like family protein, translated as MSARGGRNPGWVPNQHGAWAMLLLPPVVGAVASGVRWSHLLLLATWLVGYLAFFAAGLWLRSRRKARYWPPVRAYTIVAVALGSVLLATHPALLRWAPVYAPLLAASLWFSARRSDRSLANDLVTVVAASLMAVVAWGLGDAEGPVGTGPLTWPPGATSPHAWLIAGVLLAYFAGTVLYVKTMIRERGNPRMWWASVGYHAAVVVPTAWADPVLGALFVVLAVRAAVVPRRWPALSPRTVGIGEVAASVVLGILLLTR; from the coding sequence CTGAGCGCTCGCGGGGGTCGCAACCCCGGCTGGGTCCCGAACCAGCACGGCGCCTGGGCGATGCTGCTCCTCCCGCCGGTGGTCGGAGCGGTCGCCTCCGGGGTCCGCTGGTCGCACCTCCTGCTGCTGGCGACGTGGCTCGTGGGGTACCTCGCGTTCTTCGCCGCCGGCCTCTGGCTGAGGTCACGACGCAAGGCGCGCTACTGGCCGCCGGTGCGTGCGTACACGATCGTCGCGGTCGCGCTCGGTTCCGTGCTGCTGGCCACGCACCCGGCCCTGCTCAGGTGGGCACCGGTCTACGCGCCGCTGCTCGCCGCGAGCCTGTGGTTCTCGGCCCGCCGGTCCGACCGGTCGCTCGCGAACGACCTGGTCACCGTCGTCGCGGCGAGTCTCATGGCGGTGGTCGCGTGGGGGCTGGGCGACGCCGAGGGCCCGGTCGGGACCGGACCGCTCACGTGGCCGCCCGGTGCGACGTCACCGCATGCGTGGCTGATCGCCGGGGTGCTGCTCGCGTACTTCGCCGGGACGGTGCTCTACGTGAAGACGATGATCCGCGAGCGCGGCAACCCGCGGATGTGGTGGGCGTCGGTCGGGTATCACGCCGCGGTCGTCGTGCCGACGGCGTGGGCCGACCCGGTGCTCGGTGCGCTGTTCGTCGTGCTCGCGGTCCGTGCCGCTGTCGTCCCGCGACGGTGGCCGGCGCTCTCGCCGCGCACGGTCGGGATCGGCGAGGTCGCGGCGAGCGTCGTGCTCGGGATCCTCCTGCTCACACGCTGA
- a CDS encoding HAD-IIA family hydrolase, with protein MNREIRSWLTDMDGVLVHEGHALPGAAEFIGALRAAERPFLILTNNSIFTPRDLRARLAAAGLDVPESSIWTSALATAQFLADQVPGGSAYAIGEAGLTTALYEAGYTLTESAPDYVVLGETRTYSFEAITKAVRLIAGGARFICTNPDVTGPSAEGDLPATGAVAAMITAATGRQPYFVGKPNPMMFRSALNRIDAHSESTAMIGDRMDTDIVAGIEAGLQTFLVLTGSTKPHEVDRFPFRPSHVVDSIADLVSRV; from the coding sequence GTGAACCGTGAGATCCGTAGCTGGTTGACGGACATGGACGGCGTCCTCGTGCACGAGGGCCATGCGCTGCCGGGCGCCGCCGAGTTCATCGGTGCGCTGCGTGCCGCCGAGCGACCGTTCCTGATCCTCACGAACAACTCGATCTTCACCCCGCGCGACCTGCGTGCCCGGCTCGCGGCAGCAGGGCTCGACGTCCCCGAGTCGTCGATCTGGACATCGGCCCTCGCCACCGCGCAGTTCCTCGCGGACCAGGTCCCGGGTGGCAGCGCGTACGCGATCGGCGAGGCCGGCCTGACGACCGCCCTGTACGAGGCGGGCTACACGCTGACCGAGTCCGCACCGGACTACGTCGTGCTCGGCGAGACCCGGACCTACTCGTTCGAGGCGATCACCAAGGCCGTCCGGCTGATCGCGGGCGGTGCGCGGTTCATCTGCACCAACCCGGACGTGACCGGTCCGAGCGCCGAGGGCGACCTCCCGGCGACCGGTGCGGTGGCCGCGATGATCACGGCGGCCACCGGGCGCCAGCCGTACTTCGTCGGGAAGCCGAACCCGATGATGTTCCGCTCGGCCCTCAACCGCATCGATGCGCACTCCGAGTCGACCGCGATGATCGGGGACCGCATGGACACGGACATCGTCGCGGGCATCGAGGCGGGTCTGCAGACGTTCCTCGTCCTCACGGGTTCCACCAAGCCGCACGAGGTCGATCGGTTCCCGTTCCGGCCGAGCCACGTCGTGGACTCGATCGCGGACCTGGTGAGCCGGGTCTGA
- a CDS encoding VTT domain-containing protein: MLVPTALAQVLPAVGQLHALGPSWLNPDYLITTFGAYALIGVCVIVFVETGLLFPLLPGDSLLFTAGAFVAQDKLHFPLWLLCSLLFASAFLGDQTAYWIGRRMGPRIFNRPDSRIFKQSHITQTNAYFERYGGRTVIIARFVPFVRTYSAVAAGVGKMHYPHFAAFDAVGALLWGVGVTLLGYALGNIPFIKANIEFLLVLVVVVSVLPIAIELWRKRRKAAELVAELPVVEPGAPRP; the protein is encoded by the coding sequence GTGCTCGTACCGACCGCTCTCGCCCAGGTGCTGCCCGCCGTCGGCCAGCTCCATGCCCTCGGCCCCAGCTGGCTGAACCCCGACTACCTCATCACGACCTTCGGCGCGTACGCGCTGATCGGCGTCTGCGTCATCGTCTTCGTCGAGACCGGTCTGCTGTTCCCGCTGCTCCCGGGCGACTCCCTGCTGTTCACCGCGGGAGCGTTCGTCGCGCAGGACAAGCTGCACTTCCCGCTCTGGCTGCTGTGCAGCCTGCTGTTCGCGTCCGCCTTCCTGGGCGACCAGACCGCGTACTGGATCGGTCGCCGGATGGGCCCGCGCATCTTCAACCGGCCGGACTCGCGCATCTTCAAGCAGAGCCACATCACCCAGACCAACGCGTACTTCGAGCGCTACGGCGGTCGCACGGTGATCATCGCGCGGTTCGTGCCGTTCGTCCGGACGTACTCCGCGGTGGCGGCCGGCGTGGGCAAGATGCACTACCCGCACTTCGCCGCGTTCGACGCCGTCGGAGCACTCCTGTGGGGCGTCGGCGTCACCCTCCTCGGGTACGCCCTCGGCAACATCCCGTTCATCAAGGCCAACATCGAGTTCCTGCTGGTGCTCGTGGTCGTCGTGTCCGTCCTGCCGATCGCGATCGAGCTGTGGCGCAAGCGCCGGAAGGCCGCCGAGCTCGTCGCCGAGCTCCCTGTCGTGGAGCCGGGAGCACCGCGTCCGTGA
- a CDS encoding ABC transporter ATP-binding protein produces the protein MREGLTLEAVTRRFGDRVVLDEVSLAARPGRLTGLIGANGAGKTTTMRIVMGVLTADDGEVRFGEEPVDLRLRRRFGYMPEQRGLYPKMPVVDQLVFLGRMHGLDAATAKDRAVALLDSLGLADRRTDVLGTLSRGVQQRVQVAAALLHDPVLLVLDEPFSGLDPFAVDLVAESLRERADAGVPVLFSSHRLEVVERLCDDVVILSAGRVVAAGEASELRRTRAGRRLRLVVTSPRADESTTGTRSRWAELDVELARTPGVVEVMVDGDVITVDLDPAADGQVVLAAAQRHGDVEEFGAVVPTLAEIFREVVR, from the coding sequence ATGCGTGAAGGTCTCACGCTCGAGGCGGTGACGCGACGCTTCGGCGACCGCGTGGTGCTCGACGAGGTGAGCCTCGCGGCCCGTCCGGGGCGGCTGACGGGGCTCATCGGCGCCAACGGTGCCGGCAAGACCACGACGATGCGCATCGTCATGGGTGTGCTCACGGCGGACGACGGCGAGGTCCGCTTCGGGGAGGAACCGGTCGACCTCCGGCTGCGTCGCCGGTTCGGGTACATGCCGGAGCAGCGTGGGCTGTACCCGAAGATGCCGGTCGTCGACCAGCTCGTGTTCCTCGGGCGCATGCACGGCCTCGACGCCGCGACGGCGAAGGACCGGGCCGTCGCCCTGCTCGACTCGCTGGGGCTCGCGGACCGTCGCACTGACGTGCTCGGCACGCTGTCGCGCGGCGTCCAGCAGCGCGTCCAGGTCGCGGCGGCGCTGCTCCACGACCCGGTCCTCCTCGTGCTCGACGAGCCGTTCTCCGGTCTCGACCCGTTCGCGGTGGACCTCGTGGCCGAGAGCCTGCGCGAGCGCGCCGACGCCGGTGTCCCGGTGCTGTTCTCGTCCCACCGGCTCGAGGTGGTCGAGCGGCTGTGCGACGACGTCGTCATCCTCAGCGCGGGCCGGGTGGTCGCGGCGGGCGAGGCGAGCGAGCTCCGGCGGACCCGGGCAGGGCGGCGGCTGCGCCTGGTCGTCACGTCGCCGCGGGCCGACGAGTCCACCACCGGGACGCGGTCGCGCTGGGCGGAGCTCGACGTCGAGCTCGCCCGGACGCCCGGGGTCGTCGAGGTGATGGTGGACGGCGACGTGATCACGGTCGACCTGGACCCCGCGGCCGACGGCCAGGTGGTCCTCGCGGCTGCGCAACGGCACGGCGACGTCGAGGAGTTCGGCGCAGTCGTCCCGACGTTGGCGGAGATCTTCCGGGAGGTGGTCCGATGA
- a CDS encoding ABC transporter permease translates to MSADRTRGVQDDADERPRLRETVAVIARREITVRLHDRAFRGSTLFMLVVVALAVAVPAFIQGQTPRFTVAVSGSAAQQVVGAATTLAADAQKSSSSTVFGVGKLPSAIITTRPVESTDEAEELVRDGTVSAAVIGDDIRMLQLIAKGVVPDVLGTLVETASAQLQISAAAADAGLTSAQLRAMLNPTPPTTTVLDARTRGSVPPQLLVAVVALLFYLSVLTFGVSIAQSVVEEKQSRVVELLVAAVPVRWLLAGKVIGSTVLALAQILLLLAVGIAGAAVTGRAASVGQLFMGAGWFVVFFVLGFVLLACLWAVAGSLVSRHEELQSTTIVMQVLVMVPLVAALLATEPGIVQTVLSYIPLTAPLLMPERVILGDVAAWEPVVSAVLLLAFAMLSVGLGARLYERSVLHTSSRLHLRQAWRRARARA, encoded by the coding sequence ATGAGTGCCGACCGGACGCGAGGCGTGCAGGACGACGCCGACGAGCGACCGCGCCTGCGCGAGACCGTGGCCGTCATCGCCCGTCGGGAGATCACGGTCCGGCTCCACGACCGAGCCTTCCGCGGCTCCACGCTGTTCATGCTGGTCGTGGTCGCGCTGGCGGTCGCCGTTCCGGCGTTCATCCAGGGGCAGACACCGCGGTTCACCGTGGCGGTCAGCGGCAGCGCCGCGCAGCAGGTGGTGGGTGCGGCGACCACCCTTGCCGCCGACGCCCAGAAGAGCAGCAGCTCCACGGTGTTCGGCGTCGGGAAGCTGCCCAGCGCGATCATCACGACCCGTCCGGTCGAGTCGACGGACGAGGCCGAGGAGCTCGTCCGGGACGGCACGGTCTCGGCGGCCGTCATCGGCGACGACATCCGCATGCTGCAGCTGATCGCGAAGGGCGTGGTGCCCGACGTCCTCGGGACCCTCGTCGAGACGGCGTCGGCACAGCTCCAGATCTCCGCCGCGGCGGCCGACGCGGGGCTCACCTCGGCGCAGCTCCGCGCGATGCTCAACCCGACCCCGCCGACGACCACGGTCCTCGACGCCAGGACGCGGGGGTCGGTGCCGCCTCAGCTCCTGGTCGCCGTCGTCGCCCTGCTGTTCTACCTGTCGGTGCTCACCTTCGGGGTCTCGATCGCCCAGAGCGTCGTCGAGGAGAAGCAGTCGCGGGTGGTCGAGCTGCTCGTCGCCGCGGTCCCGGTGCGCTGGCTGCTCGCCGGCAAGGTGATCGGGAGCACCGTGCTCGCCCTCGCGCAGATCCTCCTGCTCCTCGCCGTCGGGATCGCCGGGGCCGCGGTCACCGGACGCGCGGCCTCCGTCGGGCAGCTGTTCATGGGAGCGGGGTGGTTCGTCGTGTTCTTCGTGCTCGGCTTCGTGCTGCTCGCGTGCCTGTGGGCCGTCGCCGGCTCGCTCGTGTCCCGGCACGAGGAGCTGCAGTCGACCACGATCGTCATGCAGGTCCTCGTGATGGTGCCGCTCGTCGCGGCCCTGCTCGCGACCGAGCCGGGGATCGTGCAGACCGTGCTGTCGTACATCCCCCTGACGGCGCCGTTGCTCATGCCCGAACGCGTGATCCTGGGAGATGTCGCGGCGTGGGAGCCGGTCGTCTCGGCGGTGCTCCTGCTCGCGTTCGCGATGCTCTCGGTCGGTCTCGGCGCGCGTCTCTACGAGCGTTCGGTGCTGCACACCTCCTCGCGGCTCCACCTCCGCCAGGCCTGGCGGAGGGCACGGGCGCGGGCGTGA
- a CDS encoding TrmH family RNA methyltransferase, whose amino-acid sequence MPDQERAEVGVGPWPGGREAWPDLSGPDGARYDPVLLEQGDRRNVVDRYRYWTVEAVVADLDTRRHEFHVAVENWSHDLNIGSVVRTANAFNAAAVHVVGRRRWNRRGAMVTDRYQHLQHHATVEDLLTWADQAGLPVLGIDNLPGSVALEGYPLPRACVLLFGQESVGLSDAARAAARDVLHIAQFGSTRSINAAAAAAIAMHAWVVQHATA is encoded by the coding sequence ATGCCCGACCAGGAGCGCGCCGAGGTCGGCGTCGGTCCCTGGCCCGGTGGGCGCGAGGCGTGGCCCGACCTCTCCGGACCGGACGGTGCGCGCTACGACCCGGTGCTGCTCGAGCAGGGCGACCGCCGCAACGTCGTCGACCGCTACCGGTACTGGACCGTGGAGGCCGTCGTCGCCGACCTCGACACCCGGCGGCACGAGTTCCACGTCGCGGTCGAGAACTGGTCCCACGACCTGAACATCGGGTCCGTGGTGCGGACCGCCAACGCGTTCAACGCCGCAGCCGTGCACGTGGTCGGCCGGCGGCGCTGGAACCGGCGCGGTGCGATGGTCACCGACCGGTACCAGCACCTGCAGCACCATGCGACGGTCGAGGACCTGCTGACCTGGGCGGACCAGGCCGGTCTTCCGGTGCTCGGCATCGACAACCTGCCCGGGTCCGTCGCCCTTGAGGGCTACCCGCTGCCCCGGGCCTGCGTCCTGCTGTTCGGCCAGGAGAGCGTCGGGCTCTCGGACGCCGCCCGTGCGGCTGCCCGCGACGTCCTGCACATCGCGCAGTTCGGGTCGACGCGCTCGATCAACGCCGCGGCAGCTGCGGCGATCGCGATGCACGCCTGGGTCGTGCAGCACGCGACGGCCTGA
- the fbaA gene encoding class II fructose-bisphosphate aldolase has translation MGIATPEVYNEMIDRAKAGKFAYPAVNVTSSSTLTAALQGFAEAESDGIIQVSVGGAEYASGATIKDRIAGSLGLAAYAAEVAKNYPVTVALHTDHCAKQNLDSWVRPLLALEIELVKAGKLPTFQSHMWDGSSVPLAENLVIAEELLALSQAARTILEIEVGVVGGEEDGHTAEINEKLYTTVEDGLATVKALGSGEKGRYLTALTFGNVHGVYKPGAVKLRPSILADIQKAVGDALGKENPFDLVFHGGSGSTEAEIAEAVDNGVIKMNIDTDTQYAYTRPIAGHMFANYDGVLKVDGEVGNKKAYDPRAWGKLGEAGLAARIVEAAQQLRSAGTKIR, from the coding sequence ATGGGCATTGCCACCCCCGAGGTCTACAACGAGATGATCGACCGGGCGAAGGCGGGCAAGTTCGCTTACCCGGCCGTCAACGTCACGTCGTCCTCGACCCTGACCGCCGCGCTCCAGGGCTTCGCCGAGGCGGAGAGCGACGGCATCATCCAGGTCTCCGTCGGTGGTGCCGAGTACGCGTCCGGCGCGACCATCAAGGACCGCATCGCCGGCTCGCTCGGTCTCGCGGCGTACGCCGCCGAGGTCGCCAAGAACTACCCCGTCACGGTCGCCCTGCACACGGACCACTGCGCCAAGCAGAACCTGGACTCGTGGGTCCGCCCGCTGCTCGCGCTCGAGATCGAGCTGGTCAAGGCCGGCAAGCTCCCCACGTTCCAGTCGCACATGTGGGACGGCTCGTCCGTGCCGCTCGCGGAGAACCTGGTCATCGCCGAGGAGCTCCTCGCGCTCTCGCAGGCCGCGCGCACGATCCTCGAGATCGAGGTCGGCGTCGTCGGCGGCGAGGAGGACGGCCACACGGCCGAGATCAACGAGAAGCTCTACACGACCGTCGAGGACGGCCTGGCCACGGTCAAGGCGCTCGGCTCGGGCGAGAAGGGCCGGTACCTGACGGCTCTGACGTTCGGCAACGTGCACGGCGTCTACAAGCCGGGTGCGGTCAAGCTGCGTCCGTCGATCCTCGCCGACATCCAGAAGGCCGTGGGCGACGCCCTCGGCAAGGAGAACCCGTTCGACCTCGTCTTCCACGGCGGCTCGGGCTCGACCGAGGCGGAGATCGCCGAGGCCGTCGACAACGGCGTCATCAAGATGAACATCGACACCGACACCCAGTACGCGTACACGCGTCCGATCGCCGGCCACATGTTCGCCAACTACGACGGCGTGCTCAAGGTCGACGGAGAGGTCGGCAACAAGAAGGCCTACGACCCGCGCGCCTGGGGCAAGCTGGGCGAGGCCGGTCTGGCCGCGCGCATCGTCGAGGCCGCCCAGCAGCTGCGGTCGGCAGGCACCAAGATCCGCTGA